The genomic DNA CGAACGCCACTCTTGTCTGCCCGTCGAAAAAAAGCTCGACAGGAGCAAATTGTGCTCTGTTTACATAGGTAATATTGACCATGATGAACGCAAGGGCAAAAACCCCGCATATCAGCCCCAGCGCGACCCTGGCCGAGATGACTTTCATGAATATGCTCTCATAGCCGACCTCCTGAAAAAAAAGCCAGTCGGTATAAAGGCCGACTACTGCTCCTCCGAAAAGAAAAAGCAGAAAAGACAAGCCTGCAATCAGATAAAAGGTTCTTCTTTGTTTCATTTTTCCTCCACTAGACTGTCTAATACATGCAATTGAACAAAAACAGGAAGAATGCGAAATGGTTTTCAGGATTTTTCACATATGCAAGAACACTTACATTATATCTGAATCCTGCAAATCTTGCCAGCCTTTCACGACATCTCTTTGATAACCTTTTTTACGATACGTTCAATAGTCGATCCTTTCCAGAAAAAGCCCGTGAGCGGGAGCGGTTTGTCCCGCACGCCTTCTGTCTCCGGATATAAGGATTTCCCTGATCCTTTCAGTCCGGATTCTTCCCCTTCCGACCTCAACAAGCGTCCCGACAATATTCCTTACCATGTGCCTGAGAAATCCGTTCGCTTCGATACTGATTTTAATAAAGTTGCCTCTCATCACCGCGGTCATGAAGTCCATCGTCTCGAGACGCTCAATGTGCAATGAAAAGATCTTCCTTACCGGGTTTCTGACATCACTCCCTGCCCCCATGAATGAGGAAAAATCATGCTCTCCGAGAAGCATCAGGGAAGCATCGGTCATCGCTCCGACATCAATATGCTGCCTGACAAGCCATGAATATCGTGAGAGAAAGGCGGACGATGTGTACTGGTTTGTGATGAGGTAAAAATAGCTTTTCTGCTTTGCGTCTTCCCGCGGATGGAATGAAGCGTCTGTCTCGGATGCATCGAGAATTCTGATATCCTGAGGGAGAACAGCATTCATTGCTTTTTTTATCGTTGCAGGCTCAAGGAGTGAACCTGTTTTGAACGCAGCAACCTGTCCGAGGGCATGTACTCCCGCATCCGTTCTGCTGGCACCGGTTATCCTTGATTGCTCTCCGGTGACTCTGAAAATCCTGTCTTCAAGAATCCCCTGGAGAGTGACGCCTTCCTCCTGTATCTGCCAGCCGTGATATGCTGAGCCGTCGTACTCAATCAGCATTCTGATTCTTTTCATGATCTGAAATATTACCACTCCATCTCCATTCCCGCAATCTCCTGACTGCGCACCAATAGATGCAACGCAAATGATTTCTTCTGCTACAATAATGAGAGAGGGTCACAATGATCAATATCGATACGCTCGCCGCACAGATAAAAGCCAACTGCAACATTTCCGATGCCCGGCACTGGGGATCATATTCTCTGTGCGGTCTACTCCTGAGATTGCGGGAGCTTTACCGTTCAGAAATGGGCATACAGTTGTGGGAACAGATTCATCCTGAGGATGTCGGGAGATGGATTACCGACAGGGAGGCTCTCTGGAAAACGCTCGAAAACAAGGATTTTGGGAAGATCTCGTTTAACGGGAACGTATACGACCCTTTCGAGGTCGAAGCGATCAATGCGGAACTGGAAAGAGACAGGCTGATATACGGCGCGGGGTTCGGCATACACATGAAACCCGTGTTCTTTCTTGCAGACCTTGTGGCCAAAGATCGCGCCGACGGGCTTACTGTCTATAAAGCGGGCAGGGAGTATGCGAGGGATCTATCCGATCACCCCGCCATGCTGCAGGACATGTCCATATTTGCGAGGGGAGAACCGATCAGGCATCTCATTTGGGGGAAATTCGAGGAAATGAGATGCAGGGGGTCACATGGGGCACTCGCGTACGCATTCCTCAAATACGGCATCACGCCAGCAGAGGAACCCTCAGAGGATACCGACAGGAAGATATCCCGGGTTGCACGGTCTGAGCTGGAAACATATATTCATCATGAACTGGGTGAGGCTTCTGAAGGAAAAAGAATCGGAGGAGACTGGAAGAACCTGCTGTTCCTCATCCAGAATACAAAAACAGAAATCTTTGCACGGGCGGTTAAGGACATCCTTGCAGATACGTCCGAAAACGGGATGATGCATTACATTATCCGCAAAAAGAAGGAAGGATCACTCGGCTTTTATATCGTGTTCCTTGGCGGAGCCAGAAAAATCATATTTCCGGAAATACTTCCGGCATTCCGTCAATTCGCTGAAACAGGAGACTGGGAACTTATTGAAAGCGCCAGAAGAGCCGGGTACAGCAACGCATACGAGTATGTTGACAAACTGCTCTGTGCATACAGAACCAGGAAGGATGACGTGTCCCTGCAACAGGCAATCGAGCGGGAAATATTCGGCGGGTTACTCTAGATGCTCGGGAGAGATGTTGTTGACAAATACTTCGACCAGCCAGAAATCGAACTGCGTACCGGCATTGCGACTCAGTTCCTTTATCGCATCGTCGAAGCTGAGCGGGATCTTGTAGGATTCCTCGCTTATCATCGCGTCAAACGCCTCTGCAATCGCAATGATTCGTGCCTCGAGCGGAATGGCCTCTCCTTTGAGTCCCTTCGGATACCCTGAACCGTCATACCGCTCATGATGGTAAAGAATCAGGGGCGCAATGTCTGCATAGAAATTGATCGGCCGAATCATTTCATATCCGATGACCGGATGTCTTATATAATATTCTCCCTGATAATTTTCGTCTGCCCGGATTTTCAGAAATCCGACATCATGGAGAAGGCCGGCAAAATAGAGTCGCTTCTGATCTTCTTCAGACATGTTGATGGCCTTTGCCATAATGCTGCAGTACTTTGCCACACGCTTGGAATGTCCCGTCTTTTCGGGGATCTGGAAGTCTATCGCTTCAAGAAGAATGTCAGTGACGTGTATCTCATAATTTTTCTGATCCTCATAAAATTTTGCCTTTCCTATTGATACCGCAGCCTGGTCAGCCAGATAGGTAATCATTTCCTCGTCCCGGCTGCTGTAGGTGCCGGATTTTTTATTCAGGAGCTCTATGACACCGATAACGCCCGACCGTATTCTGAAGGGAACCGCAAGGACAGATCGTGTCTCATAGCCGGTTATTGCATCTACCGCAGGGTTATACCGGTCGTCTTTTCTTGCATTGGCTAAGCGGACAGGCATGCCCTTTTCCGCAACCCATCCTGCAATGCCCTCCCCCTTCGATATGGACTTCTCGATAAGTTCGCCTGACCTCGCACCCTTCACAATCTTGAATACGAGACTGTCGCTTTCGACCATCAGAATTGCCCCTGCGTCGGAATTCGTCATTGCAAGGGAATATTCCATTATTTTGTCGAGAATGATATCACTGTATGTTTCTTCCCTGAGTTCCCGGGTGATGTGAAGAATACTGTTCAGCCTGTTTCTGTATCGTTCTATGCTGTGCAGGATCTGCCGCGATACCACCCTCCACAGATAAAAGCCGATTGCTGTCAGAACGAGCACTATCACGACTATAAGGGTCACGGACACATCAGGCAGGAAATCCATAAATTCACTCGCCGGCTTGTAAAGGTACCTCATGATCACCGCAAGCAGGGTGACCACGATAAACGCAGCGATGCTGTTGAGAAGGCGTATCTTCTTTCTTACTTCAATGACAAACGGGATTTTCTCTTTATCAGCCTGTTCTGACATATAGTGAACTTTAATCGAAACATCTGAGGAATGTCAAACCTTCCGGATGAAAGAAGCCTTGAATAATCGCTTCCCAAACGTTAGAATTATCATCAATGAAAGTCATCAAGAAACGCAGAGAACTGCTGGCTTTTCTGAAGCGTCTCGGGGAACGCGCATCCGGCAGCAGCCGGGACATTGAACAGAAGGTAAAGGCGATTCTCGACGATGTCAGAAAAAACGGGGACAGCGCGGTACTGAGCTACACAAAAAAGTTCGATAAAATCAAGAACAGCCGCCTGAAGATTACACAGGGAGAGATTTCACGAATTGCCGGAAAAGCAGAGAAAAAAACTGTCCGGGCACTTCAGCTCTCTGCGAAGCGGATAAGGGCGTTTCATGAGAGACAGAAAGAATATTCCTGGTATTTCTCCGATGAAGGCACTGTACTCGGCCAGGTAATCAGACCGCTTGATCGCGTAGGGGTATATATCCCGGGAGGGAAGGCTTCATATCCTTCAACGGTCTTAATGAATGTCATTCCAGCACAGGTTGCAGGAGTGAAAGAAATAGCACTTTGCGTTCCGACGCCGGGAGGAGACGCGAACCCTTATGTAATGGCAGCAATTCAGCTGCTCGGGGTCAAGGAAGTCTACAGGATCGGCGGAGCCCAAGCAATCGGTGCTTTGGCATACGGCACAAGGACAATAAAAAAGGTTGACAAGATCACAGGGCCGGGTAACATCTATGTGGCAACCGCAAAGAAGATGGTCTTCGGAGAGGTTGATATCGACATGATCGCAGGGCCGAGCGAAATTCTGATCATCGCTGACAGTTCCGCAAACCCGGTTTTTGTTGCAGCAGACCTTCTGGGACAGGCAGAGCATGATGAACTGGCCTCATCTATCCTGATTACGGATTCTGCGGGACTTGCGTCTGCGGTGATGAAAGAGATCGGCATGCAGCTCACGATGCTGAAGAGAAAAGAGATTGCGCAAAGCTCTCTTCTTGCCTATGGCGCCATCATCATCTCAAAAGACATCAGGTCTGCAGCAGAAATCTCAAACTCCATCGCCCCTGAGCATCTTGAGATCATGACGAAGTCGCCCGGTCGCGTGCTGCCCATGATAAGAAACGCAGGCGCAATTTTTCTTGGAGAGTGGACACCCGAAGCCCTAGGTGACTATTCTGCGGGACCGAATCACACCCTTCCGACAGGCGGCACCGCCAGGTTTTCATCGCCGCTTGGCGTCTACGATTTCATCAAGCGTTCAAGCCTGTTGAGTTTTTCAAGAAAAGGGTTCAGAAAGCTTGCGGGGAGTGTAAAAGCAATCGCTGATGCCGAGGGACTCGAGGCGCACGGGAAAACCATATCGCTAAGGGAAGAACGCTGAAACCTGCACATCCTGCAGGAAAGACAGAAGGAGGATACCGGCGCAGGACAGAAGTATCTCTCTGTCTATAACCTCTTGATCCTCTCGATAATGGCAGTTGTGGAAATCCCTTCGACATAGGGAAGGCTTTGTGTTTCCCCGACAAGATCGGACCCGACAATATCCTCTTTTTTCCAGTCTCCTCCCTTCACAAGAACATCGGGAAGGAGAAATTTGATTAATTCATAGGGGGTATCTTCGTCAAACACCGTCACGTAATCCACCATTTCAAGAGATGCAAGCACCTCTGCCCTATGGGCCTCAGGGTTGATCGGACGTGCAGGTTTCAGCGAAGAAACTGACCTGTCGGAGTTCAGACCCACCACAAGGACATCTCCCAATGCCCTGGCCTCCCGGAGATACTGCACATGACCTAAATGGATAATATCAAAACACCCGTTGGTGAAGACAATCTTCTTCCCCTCTGCCTTGAGCAGGTCAGCGGTCTTTTTCAGTTCATCTTTCGACAGAATTTTGTTCATGTCACTGCAATGTGTTCCACGACTTCGCCGGCCGCAGTTCCGTTAGCCTGCTGTATTATTCGCAAATTTCTTCCTCAATACAGATGAGATGCGGTATCAGCGAGGATTACAGAGTATTCGATGCCTTAAAGTGAAGAACACTCTGTGCCTCGGAGGTCTGCAACGCAGACCGAGAATGAGCGATGATACTGCATCTCATCTGCTATTCCACGCTTCATGAATACTCTGGGTTAGGGAAACTGTTTCCCTGTTATCAGCCGTATGAGGTCGTTATAAATGACAAACGCCATGAGCGTCAACAGGACAGCGAGACCGAGTTTCTGGCTGATGGATATTATTTTTTCGCTGAGAGGTTTTCCTCTCAAGGCTTCAATACCGAGGAAAAGAAGATGTCCTCCATCGAGAACCGGAATCGGCAGCAGGTTCAGAATACCAAGATTGATATTAATTATCGCCATAAATATGAAAAAATTGAGAACCCCCTGTGAGGCCTGCTCCCCTGCCAG from Nitrospirota bacterium includes the following:
- the hisD gene encoding histidinol dehydrogenase — encoded protein: MKVIKKRRELLAFLKRLGERASGSSRDIEQKVKAILDDVRKNGDSAVLSYTKKFDKIKNSRLKITQGEISRIAGKAEKKTVRALQLSAKRIRAFHERQKEYSWYFSDEGTVLGQVIRPLDRVGVYIPGGKASYPSTVLMNVIPAQVAGVKEIALCVPTPGGDANPYVMAAIQLLGVKEVYRIGGAQAIGALAYGTRTIKKVDKITGPGNIYVATAKKMVFGEVDIDMIAGPSEILIIADSSANPVFVAADLLGQAEHDELASSILITDSAGLASAVMKEIGMQLTMLKRKEIAQSSLLAYGAIIISKDIRSAAEISNSIAPEHLEIMTKSPGRVLPMIRNAGAIFLGEWTPEALGDYSAGPNHTLPTGGTARFSSPLGVYDFIKRSSLLSFSRKGFRKLAGSVKAIADAEGLEAHGKTISLREER
- the rfaE2 gene encoding D-glycero-beta-D-manno-heptose 1-phosphate adenylyltransferase encodes the protein MNKILSKDELKKTADLLKAEGKKIVFTNGCFDIIHLGHVQYLREARALGDVLVVGLNSDRSVSSLKPARPINPEAHRAEVLASLEMVDYVTVFDEDTPYELIKFLLPDVLVKGGDWKKEDIVGSDLVGETQSLPYVEGISTTAIIERIKRL
- a CDS encoding HD domain-containing phosphohydrolase; amino-acid sequence: MSEQADKEKIPFVIEVRKKIRLLNSIAAFIVVTLLAVIMRYLYKPASEFMDFLPDVSVTLIVVIVLVLTAIGFYLWRVVSRQILHSIERYRNRLNSILHITRELREETYSDIILDKIMEYSLAMTNSDAGAILMVESDSLVFKIVKGARSGELIEKSISKGEGIAGWVAEKGMPVRLANARKDDRYNPAVDAITGYETRSVLAVPFRIRSGVIGVIELLNKKSGTYSSRDEEMITYLADQAAVSIGKAKFYEDQKNYEIHVTDILLEAIDFQIPEKTGHSKRVAKYCSIMAKAINMSEEDQKRLYFAGLLHDVGFLKIRADENYQGEYYIRHPVIGYEMIRPINFYADIAPLILYHHERYDGSGYPKGLKGEAIPLEARIIAIAEAFDAMISEESYKIPLSFDDAIKELSRNAGTQFDFWLVEVFVNNISPEHLE
- a CDS encoding Sfum_1244 family protein, translated to MINIDTLAAQIKANCNISDARHWGSYSLCGLLLRLRELYRSEMGIQLWEQIHPEDVGRWITDREALWKTLENKDFGKISFNGNVYDPFEVEAINAELERDRLIYGAGFGIHMKPVFFLADLVAKDRADGLTVYKAGREYARDLSDHPAMLQDMSIFARGEPIRHLIWGKFEEMRCRGSHGALAYAFLKYGITPAEEPSEDTDRKISRVARSELETYIHHELGEASEGKRIGGDWKNLLFLIQNTKTEIFARAVKDILADTSENGMMHYIIRKKKEGSLGFYIVFLGGARKIIFPEILPAFRQFAETGDWELIESARRAGYSNAYEYVDKLLCAYRTRKDDVSLQQAIEREIFGGLL
- the truA gene encoding tRNA pseudouridine(38-40) synthase TruA; its protein translation is MVIFQIMKRIRMLIEYDGSAYHGWQIQEEGVTLQGILEDRIFRVTGEQSRITGASRTDAGVHALGQVAAFKTGSLLEPATIKKAMNAVLPQDIRILDASETDASFHPREDAKQKSYFYLITNQYTSSAFLSRYSWLVRQHIDVGAMTDASLMLLGEHDFSSFMGAGSDVRNPVRKIFSLHIERLETMDFMTAVMRGNFIKISIEANGFLRHMVRNIVGTLVEVGRGRIRTERIREILISGDRRRAGQTAPAHGLFLERIDY